Proteins from a single region of Eublepharis macularius isolate TG4126 chromosome 9, MPM_Emac_v1.0, whole genome shotgun sequence:
- the GALNT4 gene encoding polypeptide N-acetylgalactosaminyltransferase 4 — protein sequence MRTRLARRWSWIGRVCLFLGLLTAAAFVLELSISTFQAASSGSGVTSRRWERRFSDRAENPEELARPVYEKSPPDSYSLGEWGKPAHLQLNPEEKKLEEELIEKYAINIYLSDKISLHRHIQDSRMSECKSKAYDYRKLPTTSVVIAFYNEAWSTLLRTIHSVLETSPAILLKEIILVDDLSDKVYLKAELERYISNLKRVRLIRTNKREGLVRARLVGATYATGDVLTFLDCHCECVPGWLEPLLQRISENESVVVCPVIDTIDWNTFEFYMQSGEPMIGGFDWRLTFQWHSVPEYERQRRKSRIDPIRSPTMAGGLFAVSKKYFEYLGTYDMGMDVWGGENLELSFRVWQCGGILEIHPCSHVGHVFPKRAPYARPNFLQNTARAAEVWMDNYKEHFYNRNPPARKENYGDLSERKLLRERLQCKNFDWYLKTIFPNLHVPEDRPGWHGAVRSMGISSECLDYNSPEHNPTGAHLSLFGCHGQGGNQFFEYTSNKEIRFNSVTELCAEVLESKDFVGMRNCPKDGSAIPESIIWQFKDDGTIYHPYSGNCLSAYRTPEGRPGVQMRTCNSADKNHLWRFEK from the coding sequence ATGAGGACGCGACTGGCCAGACGCTGGTCCTGGATTGGTAGAGTGTGCCTCTTCCTCGGGCTCCTGACAGCTGCCGCTTTTGTACTGGAGCTGTCCATCTCCACTTTTCAGGCTGCTTCCTCTGGGAGCGGTGTCACCAGCAGGAGATGGGAGAGGCGCTTCTCTGACAGGGCTGAGAACCCTGAGGAACTAGCCCGGCCCGTGTACGAGAAATCTCCCCCAGATTCCTACAGTCTAGGAGAGTGGGGGAAGCCCGCCCATTTGCAACTGAACCCTGAGGAGAAAAAGTTAGAAGAGGAGCTTATAGAAAAGTACGCCATCAACATCTACCTGAGCGACAAAATCTCTCTGCATCGCCACATCCAAGACAGTCGGATGTCGGAGTGCAAGTCCAAGGCCTACGACTATCGGAAGCTGCCCACCACCTCGGTTGTCATCGCGTTCTATAACGAGGCCTGGTCGACGCTGCTGCGCACGATTCACAGTGTTTTGGAGACGTCGCCTGCGATTCTGCTGAAGGAAATAATACTGGTGGATGACTTGAGCGACAAGGTGTATCTAAAGGCGGAACTGGAGCGGTACATCAGCAATCTGAAAAGGGTGCGTTTGATAAGAACGAACAAGCGTGAAGGGCTGGTTCGGGCCCGCTTAGTTGGCGCTACTTATGCCACCGGGGACGTCCTCACCTTTCTTGACTGCCATTGTGAATGTGTTCCTGGGTGGCTGGAGCCCCTTCTGCAAAGGATTTCTGAGAACGAGAGCGTGGTTGTTTGCCCAGTTATTGATACAATTGATTGGAATACGTTTGAGTTCTACATGCAGTCGGGAGAGCCGATGATTGGGGGATTTGATTGGCGGTTGACGTTTCAGTGGCACTCTGTGCCAGAGTATGAACGGCAAAGGCGGAAATCCAGAATTGATCCAATAAGATCCCCAACAATGGCCGGGGGGTTGTTTGCAGTGAGCAAAAAATATTTTGAGTACCTTGGAACGTATGATATGGGGATGgatgtctggggaggggagaatctGGAACTGTCCTTTCGGGTGTGGCAGTGTGGAGGCATCTTGGAGATCCATCCTTGTTCCCACGTGGGCCACGTGTTTCCTAAGCGGGCGCCGTATGCCAGGCCAAATTTCCTTCAGAACACTGCCCGGGCCGCTGAAGTGTGGATGGATAACTATAAAGAACATTTCTACAACAGAAATCCTCCAGCACGGAAAGAAAATTATGGAGATCTTTCTGAAAGGAAGCTCCTAAGGGAGCGTTTGCAGTGCAAAAACTTCGACTGGTATTTGAAAACTATATTTCCAAATTTGCACGTGCCGGAGGATCGGCCCGGCTGGCATGGCGCTGTCCGCAGTATGGGTATCTCCTCAGAATGTCTAGACTACAACTCACCTGAACACAATCCTACCGGGGCCCATCTTTCTCTCTTTGGATGTCACGGCCAAGGAGGAAATCAGTTCTTTGAGTACACCTCCAATAAAGAAATCAGGTTTAACTCTGTGACTGAACTCTGCGCTGAAGTTCTAGAGTCAAAGGACTTTGTGGGCATGAGAAACTGCCCCAAAGATGGATCTGCGATCCCAGAAAGCATAATATGGCAGTTTAAAGATGATGGAACTATTTATCATCCTTACTCAGGCAACTGCCTTAGTGCTTACCGTACTCCTGAGGGAAGGCCTGGTGTACAAATGAGGACCTGTAATTCTGCAGATAAAAATCACCTGTGGAGGTTTGAGAAATAG